The genome window TCTATCACTTCTGTTCGAGGCCGCTGGCCCACCCGCCCGACCTGTATCGTCGTGCCTACGCCAAGTGATTTGAGCTCTGTTCGGAAGGCCCGGAGGACCGCCTTGAGCATCAGTTTCCTGCTGACGTCACTCGCCATTGTCGCGACGCCCGGCACCGGGGCCCTCTACACCGTCGCCGCCGGACTCTCGCGCGGCACCCGGGCCAGCATCGTCGCCGCCGTGGGCTGCACCCTCGGCATCGTGCCGCACATGATCGCCGCCATCACAGGGCTGGCCGCGCTGCTGAACGCGAGCGCGGCGGCCTTCCAGACCATCAAGTACGCGGGTGTGGCGTACCTGCTCTACATGGCCTGGGGGACGCTGAAGGACAAGGGCGTGCTCGCGGTGGAGGAGGACGCCCCCGCGCTGCCGGCGATGAAGGTGATCCGCACCGGCATCGCGATCAACCTGCTCAACCCGAAGCTGACGATCTTCTTCTTCGCGTTCCTGCCGCAGTTCGTCAACACCAAGCAGCCCAACGCCTGGCTGCCGATGAGCGAGCTCAGCGGCGTCTTCATGGCGATGACCTTCGCCGTGTTCGTGCTCTACGGCCGCTTCGCGGCGGCCTTCCGCGACAAGGTGGTGGCCCGGCCGGCCGTGGTCACCGGGATGCGGCGGGCCTTCGCCGGTGCCTTCGCCGCCCTGGCCGCGGTGCTGGCCTTCGAGATCTGACCCACCATCACCACCGATACGACTACTAGTAGCTAGGCGGTTCCGTGTACTTCCAGCACTCGGCTGACATCTGGCGCGACTTCCCGACCCTCGTGCCCGGCGTGCTCCTCGTGGACGGGGTCTCGCCCGAGGCCCCGGTCCGCGACCGGGTCGCCGCCCTGTACGAGAGCGCCGACGCGCGGCTGGCGGCGGGGGCCGAGGGCGAGATGCCGGAGATCCAGGCGTGGCGGCGGACGTTCTCCAAGATGGGCCTCAAGCCCACCCAGTACCGCTGCGCCTCCGAGTCGCTGCTGCGCCGCTACCGCAAGGAGCGCTCGCTGCCGGAGATCCACCCGCTGATCGACCTGTGCAACGCGGTCTCGCTCGCCTTCGCCGTGCCGATCGCGGTCTTCGACCTGGCCAAGGTGACCGAGCACCTGGAGGTCCGGTACGCCCGCGGCACCGAGTCCTACCTGACCTTCTCCGGCGAGACCGAGATCGCCCCCGAGGGCGAGGTGGTCTTCGCCGACGCCGCCGACCAGGCGCACGCCCGCCGGTGGACCAACCGGCAGAGCGGCCTCTCCTCGATCCAGCCCGGCACCGGCTCGGCGCTGATCGT of Kitasatospora viridis contains these proteins:
- a CDS encoding LysE family translocator, with protein sequence MSISFLLTSLAIVATPGTGALYTVAAGLSRGTRASIVAAVGCTLGIVPHMIAAITGLAALLNASAAAFQTIKYAGVAYLLYMAWGTLKDKGVLAVEEDAPALPAMKVIRTGIAINLLNPKLTIFFFAFLPQFVNTKQPNAWLPMSELSGVFMAMTFAVFVLYGRFAAAFRDKVVARPAVVTGMRRAFAGAFAALAAVLAFEI
- a CDS encoding B3/B4 domain-containing protein — protein: MYFQHSADIWRDFPTLVPGVLLVDGVSPEAPVRDRVAALYESADARLAAGAEGEMPEIQAWRRTFSKMGLKPTQYRCASESLLRRYRKERSLPEIHPLIDLCNAVSLAFAVPIAVFDLAKVTEHLEVRYARGTESYLTFSGETEIAPEGEVVFADAADQAHARRWTNRQSGLSSIQPGTGSALIVTEALHDTAPADVERLLETLTRELSALWTVESKPAVLSAAAPRFEF